The proteins below come from a single Synechococcus sp. WH 8101 genomic window:
- a CDS encoding lactate dehydrogenase — protein MFCLPLRWTSLAVVLLVSSALGQASQAQIRFDDCQPVAGGGITCNTVPYGNTRMQMIDGEYGLLDQASPGWAEYDPYEGYEDMLGGNQT, from the coding sequence ATGTTCTGCCTGCCCTTGCGATGGACCTCCCTCGCTGTCGTCCTGCTCGTGAGCTCGGCCCTCGGCCAGGCGTCGCAGGCACAGATCCGTTTTGACGACTGCCAGCCGGTGGCAGGAGGTGGGATCACGTGCAACACGGTTCCCTACGGAAACACGCGGATGCAGATGATCGATGGGGAATACGGGTTGCTCGACCAGGCCAGTCCTGGCTGGGCCGAATACGACCCCTATGAGGGCTACGAAGACATGCTCGGCGGCAACCAGACCTGA
- a CDS encoding MFS transporter: MVAYGLGDAGTGLAATQLGFYLFPFFTCAAGLPAFIAGSLLTVIKVWDALNDPLIGWLSDHTRSRWGPRLPWMLGAALPLGISLASIWWVPEGDTLQRTLYYVVMAILLMTAYTSVNLPYAALSTELTPDTAIRTRLNAARFTGSIIAGLSGLIVASVVLSNGADGYLRMGQITGTIAALATLACCWGLAPFAKTAQRPSGQAEPLVQQLRRVRANGRFLMVLGLYLLLWFALQLMQVVALIWLVQVIHVPPALSTWILLPFQLSALVGLQIWSLLSNRRGRITALRWGAGLWIAACVLSMLVPVLPDGASGMDLAPLIALIVLVGLGASTAYLIPWSLLPDAIDADPSRPAGLYTAWMVFGQKLMIGISMSVFGGLLSLTGYISSQTCSGPLSFIEQPDSALLAIRFCMGLIPATLVVLGLVVMRRWPDRGAHLQHT, from the coding sequence ATGGTGGCCTATGGCCTTGGCGATGCCGGCACCGGCCTGGCCGCCACCCAACTGGGCTTCTACCTGTTTCCTTTCTTCACCTGTGCCGCCGGCCTGCCCGCCTTTATCGCGGGCTCCCTGCTCACAGTGATCAAGGTGTGGGATGCCCTCAATGACCCCCTGATCGGCTGGCTCAGCGATCACACCCGCAGCCGCTGGGGCCCCCGCCTGCCCTGGATGCTGGGAGCCGCCCTGCCTCTGGGGATCAGCCTGGCGTCGATCTGGTGGGTGCCCGAGGGAGACACCCTGCAGCGCACGCTCTACTACGTGGTGATGGCGATCCTGCTGATGACCGCCTACACGAGCGTGAATCTGCCCTATGCGGCACTCTCCACCGAGCTCACCCCCGACACAGCGATCCGCACCCGACTCAATGCGGCGCGCTTCACCGGTTCGATCATCGCTGGGCTCAGCGGTTTGATTGTGGCGTCTGTGGTGCTCAGCAACGGCGCCGATGGCTACCTGCGCATGGGCCAGATCACGGGCACGATTGCCGCCCTCGCCACCCTGGCCTGCTGCTGGGGGCTGGCTCCCTTTGCAAAAACGGCCCAACGCCCCTCCGGCCAGGCTGAACCGCTTGTGCAGCAGCTGAGGAGGGTGCGCGCCAACGGCCGTTTCCTGATGGTGCTGGGGCTGTATCTGCTGCTCTGGTTCGCCCTGCAGCTGATGCAAGTGGTGGCCCTGATCTGGCTGGTGCAGGTGATCCACGTGCCACCGGCGCTGTCCACCTGGATCCTGCTGCCGTTCCAGCTGAGTGCGCTGGTGGGATTGCAGATCTGGAGCCTGCTCTCGAATCGACGGGGACGTATCACGGCACTGCGCTGGGGAGCTGGGCTGTGGATCGCCGCCTGCGTTCTCTCGATGCTGGTCCCCGTTCTTCCCGATGGCGCCAGCGGCATGGACCTGGCTCCCCTGATCGCCCTCATCGTGCTGGTGGGCCTGGGGGCATCGACGGCCTACCTGATCCCCTGGTCGCTGCTGCCCGATGCCATCGACGCCGACCCCAGTCGCCCTGCAGGTCTCTACACCGCCTGGATGGTGTTCGGCCAGAAACTGATGATCGGCATCAGCATGTCGGTGTTCGGCGGCCTGCTCTCGCTCACCGGCTACATCTCCAGCCAGACCTGCAGCGGCCCCCTCAGCTTCATCGAGCAGCCAGATTCCGCCCTGCTGGCGATCCGCTTCTGCATGGGGCTGATCCCGGCGACTCTGGTGGTGCTGGGCCTGGTGGTGATGCGACGCTGGCCCGATCGCGGTGCCCATCTGCAACACACCTGA
- a CDS encoding ABC transporter permease, with amino-acid sequence MRSPRWLRRLGSSLLIGGQAVAATARGRINTIDLFDQLLEAGPGSFLIVIITGIAAGSVFNIQVAAELSRQGAGSTVGGILALGLAREIAPLLTATLLTGKVATAYAAQLGTMKVTEQIDAITMLRTDPVEYLVVPRLIAMVVMAPVQCLLFFGVAIWSGQITSTELYSIPPAVFWTSVRTWMQPDDLPFMLIKALVFGLQIAVLSCGWGLTTEGGPKEVGTSTTGSVVMILVTVALMDVLLTQILFG; translated from the coding sequence ATGAGATCACCACGCTGGTTACGTCGTCTGGGCAGCAGCCTGCTGATCGGCGGTCAGGCCGTGGCCGCCACGGCCCGGGGGCGGATTAACACCATTGACCTCTTCGACCAACTTCTGGAGGCCGGCCCCGGCAGCTTCCTGATCGTGATCATCACCGGCATCGCCGCTGGGTCTGTGTTCAACATCCAGGTCGCTGCCGAGCTGAGTCGCCAGGGAGCCGGCTCCACCGTGGGTGGCATCCTGGCCCTCGGCCTGGCCAGGGAGATCGCCCCCCTGCTCACCGCCACCCTGCTAACGGGCAAGGTGGCCACGGCCTATGCGGCCCAGCTGGGAACCATGAAGGTCACCGAACAGATCGATGCGATCACGATGCTCCGCACCGATCCGGTGGAATATCTGGTGGTGCCCCGACTGATCGCCATGGTGGTAATGGCACCCGTGCAGTGTCTGCTCTTCTTCGGGGTGGCGATCTGGAGCGGCCAGATCACCAGCACAGAGCTCTACAGCATCCCTCCTGCGGTGTTCTGGACGTCGGTGCGCACCTGGATGCAACCCGACGACCTGCCCTTCATGTTGATCAAGGCCCTGGTCTTCGGCCTGCAGATTGCCGTGCTCTCCTGTGGCTGGGGCCTCACCACCGAGGGGGGCCCCAAGGAAGTGGGCACCAGCACCACCGGCTCGGTGGTGATGATTCTGGTGACGGTGGCCCTGATGGATGTGCTACTCACTCAGATCCTTTTCGGTTGA
- a CDS encoding DUF3119 family protein — MTPPDPQLGSPDSTLPTDPGPVSLSANPRLPLLVLLLSAALLPLPLAPWPTLVVVLFSLFLLLQAYSLRLEFCADTLVVWRGSQELRRFPYQDWLSWRLFAPWLPGLFYFREVKSIHLLPILFDAEELKRQLQRRLGALEQPKPGASNASP, encoded by the coding sequence ATGACTCCACCCGATCCCCAGCTCGGCAGCCCCGACTCCACTCTCCCCACAGACCCAGGCCCGGTGAGCCTGAGCGCCAATCCCCGCCTGCCGCTGCTAGTCCTCCTGCTCAGTGCCGCTCTGTTGCCCCTGCCCCTGGCTCCCTGGCCCACCCTGGTTGTGGTTCTGTTCAGTCTTTTTTTGCTGCTTCAGGCTTACAGCCTGCGGCTCGAATTCTGTGCCGACACCCTGGTGGTGTGGCGAGGCTCGCAGGAGCTGCGCCGCTTTCCTTACCAGGACTGGCTGAGCTGGCGATTGTTCGCTCCCTGGCTGCCCGGGCTGTTCTATTTCCGTGAGGTCAAGAGCATCCATCTCCTGCCGATCCTGTTCGACGCCGAGGAGCTGAAGCGCCAACTGCAGCGACGGCTTGGGGCCCTGGAGCAGCCCAAGCCCGGCGCCTCCAACGCCTCGCCCTGA